Part of the Pyricularia oryzae 70-15 chromosome 3, whole genome shotgun sequence genome, AGCTGCTATGCTTGAGATAGAATTGACAGACGCCAAGCAACGGGCGACCGAAGTTTGGATTTGAGCAGCGAGGGTGAGCTTCAAAAGACGAATATTAACAAGGGCCGACTTGAAGGTGACGACATGTTATATAGTACTTGGCTTCCTACCTACCACCGTACCCTGGGTATTATCCAGAGACGGACCGGCCAACAATTGCGCGTATAAACCTCCCCCACAGTTTCTGCATTAGGAAGCTCGTTGTTGATGGTAATGAAATTTCAATAAAGGAGCAAAGTTAATGACGCTGTTGGTGGTACCCATGAGGCTGACTGGCTGCAAGATCACCAAGCGACGAGGCAAGATGTTGCCAGGTTTGGTGGAGGCGATTGGGTGCGTCCGCACTCCACTGCTGCACGTGGATTCGTGACGGCGCCGATACCACGGAACGCCGAGAAAAGGAGGAGATTGGTCAATGGAGCACGATCCTGGGCAAACATGGCAAAGTGGCATGGTTGGGATGTTTTTTGTCCCAATGGCTGGCGCACGTGTGAGGGGACTGTTGCCATTTGGCATCGCATCGGGAATCGGATCGTGGTAGCTCCCAGCTGAGTGTAGCCAAGATATCTCCTTGCTAGCCGAGCTGGGAAGACTTTCCGGAACAATCTCATATTCTCATGCGATATTTTCAAACTAAGATTTGTAGTATCCTTGTACTGTTCGGCCAAGACAATGAAGCGATTCGAGGGTCGTTGGTGAGGAATCCATGAGAGCCAAGTTTCTATACACGTGCTTCGTTATGGTCTCCGATTCGTCCACTGCTCTAGGCGTAGTGGCTACCTGGTGTGGGTCTGTTGCTGCGTACCTCACACGCAGGGATCTGTTGTATCGGCGAGCTTGCCTCGTGGAGCTAACAAACTGTCGTACTTTATAGTGGAAAGCAAAAAACATTCCAGCACCCAGAGCTAATCGATAAAAATGTCCTTGCACCAAGCTTAATCCGTCGTATTCTTGTTTATTTGTTCATTCCACCTTTTATATAACAGGAACTTGTCGAAGCTCTCACCCCAGCGACCAATTGCTTCGCTCCATGTTCCCGACATGACTCCTCGACTGTCATGACAATACCTTCCCCTCCTAACCTAAAAAGATATAAAGTTTTTAAGGGTCGCGGCACCTCCAGCCTgttaaccctaaccctctaACGAAACCGGTCCCAAATGCCTGCTACCTAGAAAAGCACAATTCTCAATGCTAAACCACACCGTATCTCCCCGCGGTTTGCTGCAGCATTTGGCCAGGAACAACCCCCACCTCAACAGGAGGGCGGGGTTGCTACTACGAATGGATGTTTGGGACTAAACCCCTTCCCGAAGTACAGTCGGATGAGGGGCTCAGCTCAGGTACGCTCAAGTGACGTACCAATTCTCCGCACAATATCCTCCTCGCTCACAACCCTTACATCTTAGCCGGTGCTGCTCTGTTGCTTTCCTACGCTTAAAAAGTCTCTACAAGGCCAATTGATCCTTAGGTACCGCTTCTGCTCTATTGTACTGCTTTCGCTTCATTTcactctagtctagtctagccaACATGTCGGCCGCCACCAAGCAAGATACCAAGCAAGATGATGCTACCGACCTTAGCCGGGAGTATGATACGCCTCTAGGCCTTGCTCACACGACTATGCAAGCTCTCAAGGACCGCATCAAACTCCACTACGATCTTGCTAGTGACTATTACCTCAGCCTGTGGGGACAGCATGTGCACCATGGATACTGGCCTACCGACGAGTCCAAGGCAAAAGACACCAAAGAGGTTGCACAGACCAACCTCATCGACCTGCTCCTTGAAATTTCCAAGATCCCCGAGGGCGGCAGTGTTCTCGATGTGGGTTGCGGTCTGGGCGGAACCACGAGGCACCTCGCCTCGAAGCTCGGCTGCTCCGTGACTGGCATCACCATCTCTGGCAAGCAGGTCGAGATAGCCAAGCGGCTGACAAagaccgaggccgaggccgaagcTACCAAGCTTGGCAAGGATGTTGCCGCAGCTAAGGCAGAGGTTGAAGAGGACGCTGATGGCTTCATGAAGGTTGGCAAGGGAAAGGTCAGGTTCATTGAGCTCGACGCCGAGACCATGGGCGAGTACTTTTCTGGCAAGGACGCCTTCGATGCCGTCTGGATCTGCGAGGCTCTGAGCCATTTCCCGAACAAGGAACTTTTCTTCCAGAACGTCCATGCGGTGCTCAAGCCCGGTGGTTGTCTGACCTTGGCCGACTGGTTCAAGGCCGAGGGCTTGACCCAGAAGCAGTTTGACGACGATATCAAGCCGATAGAGGGTGAGTCGGCTACGGTGCTACTATTGTTGCAGCTGTCAAAATCTATGGTGTGGGCGTATTTGCTAACCTAAGAGTAAATCATCTCGATGCAGATGGCATGTTGACACCCCCGCTCAACACGCAAGCCGGATACGTCGACAAGGCCAAAGCTGCAGGCCTCAAGGTTTTGACAGAGCCAAAGGATATCAGCCAAGACGTTAAGCAGACCTGGTCAGTCGATATGCCCTCTCAATCAAGTCAAAGCTATTATAGGACTAACCCAACCGGGCACGTTTCTAGGGATATTACATGGTCGCTCATCCAGAAGCCTTCTTTGTGGGCATTTGCCCTCAGTCAAGGTCGGGACggaattgcattcctgcaatCATTCAGGGCCATGCGAAGAGGCTACGCAAACAACAACTTCCGATATGCCGTCATGTCTTTTGAGAAGTAGTCAAATACTACGGTGACCAGATTCGCAAGGACGCTCAAGTCGCATTTATAGACAGCGAGATAGTAGTTGTTATCATGTCAAGATGATAGATCTAGACTAGATAGATCATACTAAAAAAACACCAAGATTTGGTATCAGAGTTCTGCCTAGCAACATGCACAGTAACATATCGGCAATGAGGAATTTGCAACAATGAAAGTGGACAAAAAGCAAGACAAAAAGATAACATCCCCCGGATGAATTTGCTCCGAAACAAATTTCTCCAGCTCGATTGCTTTTGCCTCATATTCACTGTGGCTTCAAGCCCTGCGACCCTAAGCTGCTGTAACTCTTTTTTGTTTAGACCGGCCTAGGCACAAGACCCCACTGAACCAAGCCCCGCTGATTACTCCTACCGTAATGTACTCGAAAATCCCTGTAATAGCAAACCAGCAGGACATTGTTGCTCGCACAACAGCCGAAGCAAGAAATCGCCACTTAAAGAAATACTCTGCTGTTCAATATCAAGGCTTGCTTGGTATTAAGAGAGACGGGAAAAATCATTGAAAGTCTAGCGAAGCATCAGGGAGAGTGAATCACGAAAATTAAAGACCCAACTCTACTAGTCGCGAGCAAAAGACATCCAATACAATGGCCGCCTTACTACCCTTCATCCAGGATCTCCTTCCCATGATATTACCCTCTGAAGTGCACATAACTCGCGGGAGAGACCTCGCCTCGGGAATCCCGCCACCGTCGACGGGCCACAGGGCAAAAGCTGGCCCCAACAGGAAGGACAAATCTCATACTACGAGTCAAGCAGCAGCCTCAACCGCCAAAGAGACGCGAGTTGTGAAGGGGGCGGTTGAGAACGGGCCCATAGAGCTCACCGGAGTTAGCATGAGCGAAGAAGATTCGTcggcggaggag contains:
- a CDS encoding methyltransferase codes for the protein MSAATKQDTKQDDATDLSREYDTPLGLAHTTMQALKDRIKLHYDLASDYYLSLWGQHVHHGYWPTDESKAKDTKEVAQTNLIDLLLEISKIPEGGSVLDVGCGLGGTTRHLASKLGCSVTGITISGKQVEIAKRLTKTEAEAEATKLGKDVAAAKAEVEEDADGFMKVGKGKVRFIELDAETMGEYFSGKDAFDAVWICEALSHFPNKELFFQNVHAVLKPGGCLTLADWFKAEGLTQKQFDDDIKPIEDGMLTPPLNTQAGYVDKAKAAGLKVLTEPKDISQDVKQTWDITWSLIQKPSLWAFALSQGRDGIAFLQSFRAMRRGYANNNFRYAVMSFEK